One region of Cydia pomonella isolate Wapato2018A chromosome 9, ilCydPomo1, whole genome shotgun sequence genomic DNA includes:
- the LOC133521299 gene encoding fungal protease inhibitor-1-like — protein MKAALILFVLACALAFACGDLVCGTNYCKQHPCSAPVQSSSCRSPSVYKPNHSGKCGCCPACVTLLGKDARCKTYSKELGETPSAVCREPLVCVGGVCTTVQRRN, from the exons ATGAAGGCAGCCCTGATCCTATTTGTGCTGGCGTGCGCTCTAGCCTTTGCCTGCGGCGACTTGGTGTGCGGCACCAACTACTGCAAGCAGCACCCGTGCAGCGCCCCCGTGCAGTCCTCGAGCTGCCGCTCCCCGTCCGTCTACAAGCCCAACCACTCCGGCAAGTGCGGCTGCTGCCCTGCTTGCGTCACTCTGCTCG GGAAAGATGCCAGGTGCAAGACTTACAGCAAGGAGTTAGGGGAGACCCCGTCCGCCGTGTGTCGTGAGCCGCTCGTCTGCGTCGGTGGCGTTTGTACTACAGTGCAGAGAAGGAACTAA